The genomic window TTCATGACCGAGGTGTGTCTTCATGTAAGTAATGTTAGCTTACATTGCGAACAATCTCAACGGTTTTTCGGCAGCCGCGAGCGATGTCTCCATATCCGAGAATTCGCACTGGAGTACCTCGGCGAACCGCTTGCTGACAAGGCCTTTGGCAGAACGGAGCGCTTCCCGCCGGCCGGCGCTTCGAGCGGCCGACCGGCAGCGAGGCCGGGCACCGGGCTGCAAGCGAGGGACCCGGATCCGCGAGCGAGGCGGGCAAGATGAAGATCGCTTGGTTCAAGGACCCGGACGGGAACATCCTCTCCGTACAGAACGATCCGACCCACCACTAGCCGCCACGGCGAGGTCAGTGGATGGCCTCTTGCGGTTCATGGGTGCGGGTGCAAGACTCGTTGGTGTTCCATCGAGGGACGACCCACCGGATCGGTTCGCTGAAGGGAGACTCCAATGAAGGGATTCACATGGCTTGCGGTCGCGCTGTTCCTGGTTTCCGTCGCCGTGCCGGCGCTCGCCGGCAAGGGAGAGAAGTGCACGGCCGACGCTCAGACGTGCCTGAATCACTTTTCCTCGTACAAGGAGAAGGGTTGGCACGGGGTCAAGTACGAGGCGAACGACAAGGGGGATCTGGTCGTGAAGTCCGTGGCCGCCGGAAGTCCCGCGGAGAAGTCCGGCTTCCAGGTCGGCGACATCCTCGTCTCGATGAACGGCGCGAAGATGTCCGACAAGGAAGCGGTCAAGAAGGCCAAGGGTGAGTGGAAGCCCGGCTCCCAGGTCACCTATTCGGTGCTTCGCGGGGGAGCCGAGCAGCAGATCGTCGTCACCCTCGCGCCGATGCCGGAGGAGGTCTACG from Candidatus Eisenbacteria bacterium includes these protein-coding regions:
- a CDS encoding PDZ domain-containing protein translates to MKGFTWLAVALFLVSVAVPALAGKGEKCTADAQTCLNHFSSYKEKGWHGVKYEANDKGDLVVKSVAAGSPAEKSGFQVGDILVSMNGAKMSDKEAVKKAKGEWKPGSQVTYSVLRGGAEQQIVVTLAPMPEEVYAGMVGQHMIENHMAVASTASAESKKN